The Triticum aestivum cultivar Chinese Spring chromosome 7B, IWGSC CS RefSeq v2.1, whole genome shotgun sequence genome window below encodes:
- the LOC123158052 gene encoding protein FIZZY-RELATED 1, translating to HTRCAIYSDRFIPSSTGSNLALFDLAPAPSSSASGSAAPPSPYCALLRAALFGPDTPDHLASSAGASSSSAASPVGYCFCQVLDVPALQDDFYLNLVDWSSHNVLSVGLGNCVYLWNACSSKVTKLCDLGADDTVCSVSWAQRGTHLAVGTNQGTVQIWDATRCKRMRTMESHRMRVGALAWNSSLLSSGSRDKNILHHDLHGLLASGGGTADRCIRFWNTTTNTHLSSMDTGSQVCNLVWSKNVNELVSTHGYSQNQIIVWRYPTMSKLATLTGHTFRVLYLAISPDGQTIFTGAGDETLRFWNVFPSPKSQSSDSLSSIGATSFVRSYIR from the exons cacaCGCGGTGCGCCATCTACAGCGACCGCTTCATCCCCAGCAGCACCGGATCCAACCTCGCGCTCTTCGACCTCgccccggccccctcctcctctgcctccggaTCTGCCGCTCCCCCCTCACCCTACTGCGCGCTCCTCCGTGCGGCGCTCTTCGGGCCCGAcacgcccgaccacctcgcctcctccgccggggcctcctcctcctccgcggcctcccCCGTCGGCTACTGCTTCTGCCAGGTGCTGGATGTGCCCGCATTGCAGGACGACTTCTACCTCAACCTCGTGGATTGGTCTTCGCACAATGTCCTCTCGGTCGGATTGGGGAATTGCGTCTACCTGTGGAATGCATGCAGCAGCAAG GTCACCAAGCTCTGCGATTTGGGGGCGGACGACACCGTTTGTTCCGTGAGTTGGGCGCAGCGTGGCACCCACCTGGCTGTAGGGACTAACCAAGGCACCGTCCAG atatGGGATGCAACACGCTGTAAAAGAATGAGAACCATGGAAAGCCATCGCATGCGAGTAGGTGCTCTTGCATGGAACTCTTCATTGCTTTCTTCTGGCAGTCGTGACAAGAACATCCTTCATCATGATCTACACGGCCTTCTTGCATCTGGTGGTGGAACTGCAGATAGGTGCATAAGATTTTGGAATACGACCACAAATACACACTTGAGTTCCATGGATACAGGGAGTCAG GTCTGTAATCTTGTGTGGTCAAAGAATGTGAATGAGCTTGTTAGCACACACGGATACTCCCAGAATCAGATAATAGtgtggcggtatccaacgatgtCAAAG CTTGCCACGTTGACAGGACATACATTCAGAGTATTATATTTAGCCATCTCCCCTGATGGACAG ACAATTTTTACTGGTGCTGGTGACGAGACGCTCCGGTTTTGGAACGTGTTTCCGTCTCCCAAGTCCCAG AGTTCTGACAGCTTAAGTAGCATTGGAGCGACATCATTTGTTAGGAGCTACATCCGGTGA